In Anabas testudineus chromosome 12, fAnaTes1.2, whole genome shotgun sequence, one genomic interval encodes:
- the LOC113158794 gene encoding pleckstrin homology domain-containing family G member 3 isoform X2, whose protein sequence is MPEGSHSALHQGPMGEESPQLSSPLSISEHHHGDVDLGPDCYRQLCVEPPDRENERPVSLVSTLSSGSSRDSHSLFGSTIALPSSTTPPIPSEEDIDLELSPTEGTEEKAANQSPTRPESRGHWHERLNPSVISNNNKATSNRKANGEVPHIPTSPVITDAMAPNPKLTYVDRVVIELIETERMYVKDLRSIVEDYLVHIIDMSNLPIRPEQVCALFGNIEDIYVFNSELLQSLDVCENDPVAIAQCFVDKSEYFEIYTQYCTNYPNSVAALTDCMRSKTLAKFFRDRQAALKRSLPLGSYLLKPVQRILKYHLLLQEIAKHFDPEEEGYEVIQEAIDTMTGVAWYINDMKRKHEHAVRVQEIQSLLINWKGPDLTTYGELVLEGTFHVLRAKNTRTLFLFEKMLLITKKRGEHYVYKIHISCSTLMLLDSAKDPLLFSVIHFKHPKQPHTVQARSVEEKRVWSHHIKRLILENHNTILPQKAKDATPANSNYPGKYHCSPEKLKKAESSHIADFHHGARNERRRSEPAKEISSTKAVLKHADSEGALPGDRCSLQPATSVSTLASTLSEPLDERPRVENLIPRRDSLERLSPTDNDLKLGSSPSEGRLVLEKAEEEEGEDNKDDVLMGDDQDDHKRDMTEMKTTPGEEAKTCKQDEKCEAVVVKKTLTTQVSVEERSPLDCVLQAETTNQLEVLYSQSPNKCPASPVQLKAESPELQDTSRETGDEDEVGSDSSGVQAEETSVLTNGELSEEEEDVLDNKSILPSSVLDQASVIAECFVSNQSRRSSLVSEDLGSLTCPSPSTDNDTIKSPSFYVDEGHCIGMLASSNPEPNTTSEDICSTPEHEPTMDTFIEVERRSTLSKQDRLLIRKIRRYYEYAEHQDANFSVKRRESLSYIPAGLVRHLSRQLNSIPHDQAVPVHRKGLSQNRPTSWSVFDLPGLEKSTNTETRQKTELHCPEETVARSQSVTDGSSTEEEFRSSSEMQKVWQDMEMEEENQEVSQSERDTLSDSRVEVTQDISFDTSDATKQLPQVLGESEMGESPSTSSPAIEGTSDQDSNPRKSPLSHRFSHSQLPKIISFRTSMDEDQILQDMGKMKNKVFQLARQYSQRIKNNRPLVWPRSQETGNQQGSKNMPAVHEEKMQLSKKGKPNLRLPLNTCNQVVINEVCSPSPVQSPDCGASSQSTVTCPQSPQSEAFDWPDVQELRSKYTEPSRSKVTRSCTVPNRMLEHSMNMCNGCSHKYSSFSDIHKALSDSRTQSERVYKGRCPQVEDWPQAGSRSKLQPLLCRWNSLDHMLGSLPLSEVQNLQKPVRTSYFTGKVQDGDRLLQESLDCAAKSAVLSSGKFSESNLVKSLREKFQSLSASS, encoded by the exons ATGCCAGAGGGGTCCCATTCTGCTCTCCATCAGGGCCCAATGGGGGAAG AATCTCCTCAGTTGTCCTCGCCCCTCTCCATCAGTGAGCATCACCATGGAGACGTTGACCTAGGCCCGGATTGTTACAGACAGCTTTGTGTGGAGCCACCGGACAGAGAGAATGAACGTCCAGTGAGCTTGGTGTCCACCCTCTCCTCTGGCTCATCCCGCGATAGCCACAGCCTTTTTGGGAGTACCATTGCCCTTCCTTCCTCCACCACCCCACCCATACCAAGTGAGGAGGACATAGACCTGGAGCTAAGCCCAACTGAAGGCACCGAAGAAAAGGCCGCTAACCAGAGTCCCACCCGCCCCGAGTCCAGGGGTCACTGGCATGAACGGCTGAACCCCAGCGTGatcagcaacaataacaaagcCACCTCCAACAGGAAGGCAAACGGTGAAGTACCACACATCCCCACCTCACCTGTCATCACAGATGCCATGGCGCCCAACCCAAAACTAACCTACGTGGACCGTGTTGTCATAGAGCTCATTGAGACAGAGCGCATGTACGTCAAGGACTTGCGCAGCATTGTGGAG GACTACTTGGTTCACATCATCGATATGAGCAACCTCCCCATACGGCCAGAGCAAGTGTGTGCCCTGTTTGGAAACATAGAGGACATCTATGTGTTCAACAG TGAACTTCTGCAGTCCTTAGACGTGTGTGAGAATGACCCTGTGGCTATTGCTCAGTGCTTTGTTGATAAG AGTGAATACTTTGAAATCTACACCCAGTATTGCACCAACTATCCCAA ctcagTTGCAGCATTGACCGACTGCATGAGGAGCAAAACTTTGGCAAAGTTCTTCAGGGATCGTCAAGCTGCTCTGAAGCGCTCCCTCCCTTTAGGCTCCTACCTGCTCAAGCCAGTTCAGAGGATCCTGAAATATCACCTCCTGCTTCAG GAAATTGCCAAACACTTTGATCCAGAAGAGGAGGGATACGAGGTGATTCAGGAGGCCATAGACACTATGACGGGAGTTGCCTGGTACATCAACGACATGAAGAGGAAACACGAACATGCTGTCCGAGTGCAG GAAATCCAGTCTCTTCTGATCAACTGGAAGGGTCCTGACTTGACCACCTATGGAGAGTTGGTTTTGGAGGGCACCTTTCATGTCCTGAGGGCAAAGAATACCCGTACACTCTTCCTCTTCGAGAAGATGCTACTCATAACCAAGAAAAGAGGGGAACACTATGTCTACAAGATCCACATCTCA TGCTCCACCCTAATGCTACTTGACAGTGCCAAGGATCCCCTGCTCTTCAGTGTCATCCATTTTAAGCATCCAAAACAACCGCACACAGTGCAG GCTAGGTCAGTAGAAGAGAAGCGTGTTTGGTCACATCACATTAAGCGGCTCATACTTGAGAACCACAACACCATCTTGCCACAGAAG gcaaAAGACGCCACACCAGCCAATTCAAACT ATCCAGGGAAGTACCACTGTAGCCCTGAAAAGCTGAAGAAAGCAGAGTCCTCCCATATTGCTGACTTCCATCACGGGGCCAGAAATGAGAGAAGACGATCAG AGCCAGCAAAAGAAATCTCAAGCACAAAAG CTGTTTTGAAG CATGCAGACAGTGAGGGTGCACTGCCGGGAGATAGGTGCTCCCTTCAGCCAGCCACTAGTGTCAGTACGTTGGCCTCTACTCTAAGCGAGCCCCTGGATGAGAGGCCACGTGTGGAGAATCTAATTCCAAGAAGGGACTCTTTAGAGCGGCTAAGTCCTActgacaatgacctgaagctGGGTTCTTCACCCAGTGAGGGGAGACTGGTGCTGGagaaggcagaggaggaggagggggaggataACAAGGACGATGTACTGATGGGAGACGACCAG GATGATCATAAGAGAGATATGACTGAAATGAAGACTACACCGGGAGAGGAGGCAAAGACGTGCAAGCAGGATGAAAAATGTGAGGCTGTGGTTGTGAAAAAGACTCTCACCACACAG GTCAGTGTGGAGGAGAGGTCCCCTCTAGACTGTGTTCTTCAGGCAGAAACGACCAATCAGCTGGAGGTGCTTTACTCTCAAAGCCCAAACAAGTGTCCTGCCTCTCCTGTCCAACTAAAAGCTGAGTCTCCAGAACTTCAGGATACCTCGAGAGAAActggtgatgaagatgaagtggGGAGTGACTCCTCTGGTGTCCAAGCAGAGGAGACAAGTGTATTGACAAATGGGGAACtctcggaggaggaggaggatgtgctGGACAATAAAAGCATCCtaccctcctctgtgttggatCAGGCGAGTGTCATAGCGGAGTGCTTTGTTAGCAACCAATCCAGACGAAGTAGTCTGGTTTCAGAAGACCTGGGCTCCCTCACCTGCCCCTCACCTTCAACAGATAACGACACCATCAAAAGCCCCTCGTTCTATGTGGACGAGGGGCATTGTATAGGAATGTTAGCGAGCTCAAACCCAGAGCCAAACACAACCTCAGAGGATATTTGTTCAACACCTGAACATGAACCCACAATGGACACCTTCATCGAAGTGGAACGCAGGTCCACGCTCTCTAAACAAGATCGCCTACTCATCCGCAAGATCAGGAGATACTATGAGTATGCAGAACACCAAGATGCCAACTTCAGTGTCAAGCGCAGAGAAAGTCTCTCTTATATTCCAGCAGGACTGGTCAGGCACCTGAGCCGGCAGTTAAACAGTATTCCTCATGATCAGGCTGTCCCAGTCCACAGGAAAGGCCTCTCCCAGAACCGGCCTACTTCCTGGTCTGTGTTTGACCTTCCTGGATTAGAAAAGAGCACAAATACTGAAACTCGCCAGAAAACTGAACTACATTGTCCAGAGGAAACCGTAGCTAGATCCCAGAGCGTCACGGATGGATCGTCCACAGAAGAAGAGTTCAGATCATCATCAGAAATGCAGAAGGTTTGGCAAGACATGGAAATGGAGGAGGAGAACCAGGAAGTCAGTCAGAGTGAAAGGGATACATTAAGTGACTCGAGAGTGGAGGTGACGCAGGATATCAGCTTTGACACTTCAGATGCCACTAAACAGCTGCCTCAGGTTTTAGGGGAGTCTGAAATGGGGGAGTCTCCCTCCACAAGCTCTCCAGCAATAGAGGGGACATCTGATCAGGATTCTAATCCACGCAAGAGTCCTTTGTCGCATCGTTTTAGCCACAGTCAGCTACCAAAGATCATTAGCTTCAGAACAAGCATGGACGAGGACCAGATCCTACAAGACATgggaaagatgaaaaacaaggTGTTCCAGCTGGCTCGTCAGTACAGCCAGCGTATCAAAAACAACAGACCACTAGTCTGGCCGAGGAGCCAAGAAACTGGAAATCAACAGGGCTCCAAGAACATGCCCGCTGTCCACGAGGAAAAGATGCAGCTGAGCAAAAAGG gtaAACCCAACCTGAGATTGCCCTTGAACACATGCAATCAGGTGGTCATCAATGAAGTGTGTTCTCCAAGCCCAGTCCAGAGCCCCGACTGTGGAGCCAGCTCCCAGAGCACAGTCACCTGCCCACAAAGTCCACAGTCAGAAGCCTTCGACTGGCCTGATGTGCAGGAGCTGCGCTCTAAATACACAGAGCCCTCGCGCTCAAAAGTAACCCGCAGCTGCACAGTCCCAAATAGGATGCTAGAGCACTCTATGAACATGTGTAATGGCTGCTCTCATAAATACAGTAGCTTCTCTGACATTCACAAAGCTCTATCAGATTCTAGGACTCAGTCTGAAAGAGTATACAAGGGAAGGTGCCCCCAAGTAGAGGACTGGCCCCAAGCAGGATCTCGGTCCAAGCTTCAGCCCCTGCTGTGCAGGTGGAACTCTTTGGACCATATGCTGGGTTCTCTTCCACTCAGTGAGGTACAGAACCTTCAGAAACCTGTGAGGACGTCTTATTTTACAGGCAAAGTCCAAGACGGCGACCGCCTCCTCCAGGAGAGCCTTGACTGTGCGGCGAAGTCTGCCGTCTTGAGTTCAGGGAAGTTCTCAGAAAGTAATCTAGTGAAAAGCTTACGGGAAAAGTTTCAGAGCTTAAGCGCGAGCTCGTGA
- the LOC113158794 gene encoding pleckstrin homology domain-containing family G member 3 isoform X3, with protein sequence MPEGSHSALHQGPMGEESPQLSSPLSISEHHHGDVDLGPDCYRQLCVEPPDRENERPVSLVSTLSSGSSRDSHSLFGSTIALPSSTTPPIPSEEDIDLELSPTEGTEEKAANQSPTRPESRGHWHERLNPSVISNNNKATSNRKANGEVPHIPTSPVITDAMAPNPKLTYVDRVVIELIETERMYVKDLRSIVEDYLVHIIDMSNLPIRPEQVCALFGNIEDIYVFNSELLQSLDVCENDPVAIAQCFVDKSEYFEIYTQYCTNYPNSVAALTDCMRSKTLAKFFRDRQAALKRSLPLGSYLLKPVQRILKYHLLLQEIAKHFDPEEEGYEVIQEAIDTMTGVAWYINDMKRKHEHAVRVQEIQSLLINWKGPDLTTYGELVLEGTFHVLRAKNTRTLFLFEKMLLITKKRGEHYVYKIHISCSTLMLLDSAKDPLLFSVIHFKHPKQPHTVQARSVEEKRVWSHHIKRLILENHNTILPQKAKDATPANSNYPGKYHCSPEKLKKAESSHIADFHHGARNERRRSEPAKEISSTKAVLKDDHKRDMTEMKTTPGEEAKTCKQDEKCEAVVVKKTLTTQVSVEERSPLDCVLQAETTNQLEVLYSQSPNKCPASPVQLKAESPELQDTSRETGDEDEVGSDSSGVQAEETSVLTNGELSEEEEDVLDNKSILPSSVLDQASVIAECFVSNQSRRSSLVSEDLGSLTCPSPSTDNDTIKSPSFYVDEGHCIGMLASSNPEPNTTSEDICSTPEHEPTMDTFIEVERRSTLSKQDRLLIRKIRRYYEYAEHQDANFSVKRRESLSYIPAGLVRHLSRQLNSIPHDQAVPVHRKGLSQNRPTSWSVFDLPGLEKSTNTETRQKTELHCPEETVARSQSVTDGSSTEEEFRSSSEMQKVWQDMEMEEENQEVSQSERDTLSDSRVEVTQDISFDTSDATKQLPQVLGESEMGESPSTSSPAIEGTSDQDSNPRKSPLSHRFSHSQLPKIISFRTSMDEDQILQDMGKMKNKVFQLARQYSQRIKNNRPLVWPRSQETGNQQGSKNMPAVHEEKMQLSKKGKPNLRLPLNTCNQVVINEVCSPSPVQSPDCGASSQSTVTCPQSPQSEAFDWPDVQELRSKYTEPSRSKVTRSCTVPNRMLEHSMNMCNGCSHKYSSFSDIHKALSDSRTQSERVYKGRCPQVEDWPQAGSRSKLQPLLCRWNSLDHMLGSLPLSEVQNLQKPVRTSYFTGKVQDGDRLLQESLDCAAKSAVLSSGKFSESNLVKSLREKFQSLSASS encoded by the exons ATGCCAGAGGGGTCCCATTCTGCTCTCCATCAGGGCCCAATGGGGGAAG AATCTCCTCAGTTGTCCTCGCCCCTCTCCATCAGTGAGCATCACCATGGAGACGTTGACCTAGGCCCGGATTGTTACAGACAGCTTTGTGTGGAGCCACCGGACAGAGAGAATGAACGTCCAGTGAGCTTGGTGTCCACCCTCTCCTCTGGCTCATCCCGCGATAGCCACAGCCTTTTTGGGAGTACCATTGCCCTTCCTTCCTCCACCACCCCACCCATACCAAGTGAGGAGGACATAGACCTGGAGCTAAGCCCAACTGAAGGCACCGAAGAAAAGGCCGCTAACCAGAGTCCCACCCGCCCCGAGTCCAGGGGTCACTGGCATGAACGGCTGAACCCCAGCGTGatcagcaacaataacaaagcCACCTCCAACAGGAAGGCAAACGGTGAAGTACCACACATCCCCACCTCACCTGTCATCACAGATGCCATGGCGCCCAACCCAAAACTAACCTACGTGGACCGTGTTGTCATAGAGCTCATTGAGACAGAGCGCATGTACGTCAAGGACTTGCGCAGCATTGTGGAG GACTACTTGGTTCACATCATCGATATGAGCAACCTCCCCATACGGCCAGAGCAAGTGTGTGCCCTGTTTGGAAACATAGAGGACATCTATGTGTTCAACAG TGAACTTCTGCAGTCCTTAGACGTGTGTGAGAATGACCCTGTGGCTATTGCTCAGTGCTTTGTTGATAAG AGTGAATACTTTGAAATCTACACCCAGTATTGCACCAACTATCCCAA ctcagTTGCAGCATTGACCGACTGCATGAGGAGCAAAACTTTGGCAAAGTTCTTCAGGGATCGTCAAGCTGCTCTGAAGCGCTCCCTCCCTTTAGGCTCCTACCTGCTCAAGCCAGTTCAGAGGATCCTGAAATATCACCTCCTGCTTCAG GAAATTGCCAAACACTTTGATCCAGAAGAGGAGGGATACGAGGTGATTCAGGAGGCCATAGACACTATGACGGGAGTTGCCTGGTACATCAACGACATGAAGAGGAAACACGAACATGCTGTCCGAGTGCAG GAAATCCAGTCTCTTCTGATCAACTGGAAGGGTCCTGACTTGACCACCTATGGAGAGTTGGTTTTGGAGGGCACCTTTCATGTCCTGAGGGCAAAGAATACCCGTACACTCTTCCTCTTCGAGAAGATGCTACTCATAACCAAGAAAAGAGGGGAACACTATGTCTACAAGATCCACATCTCA TGCTCCACCCTAATGCTACTTGACAGTGCCAAGGATCCCCTGCTCTTCAGTGTCATCCATTTTAAGCATCCAAAACAACCGCACACAGTGCAG GCTAGGTCAGTAGAAGAGAAGCGTGTTTGGTCACATCACATTAAGCGGCTCATACTTGAGAACCACAACACCATCTTGCCACAGAAG gcaaAAGACGCCACACCAGCCAATTCAAACT ATCCAGGGAAGTACCACTGTAGCCCTGAAAAGCTGAAGAAAGCAGAGTCCTCCCATATTGCTGACTTCCATCACGGGGCCAGAAATGAGAGAAGACGATCAG AGCCAGCAAAAGAAATCTCAAGCACAAAAG CTGTTTTGAAG GATGATCATAAGAGAGATATGACTGAAATGAAGACTACACCGGGAGAGGAGGCAAAGACGTGCAAGCAGGATGAAAAATGTGAGGCTGTGGTTGTGAAAAAGACTCTCACCACACAG GTCAGTGTGGAGGAGAGGTCCCCTCTAGACTGTGTTCTTCAGGCAGAAACGACCAATCAGCTGGAGGTGCTTTACTCTCAAAGCCCAAACAAGTGTCCTGCCTCTCCTGTCCAACTAAAAGCTGAGTCTCCAGAACTTCAGGATACCTCGAGAGAAActggtgatgaagatgaagtggGGAGTGACTCCTCTGGTGTCCAAGCAGAGGAGACAAGTGTATTGACAAATGGGGAACtctcggaggaggaggaggatgtgctGGACAATAAAAGCATCCtaccctcctctgtgttggatCAGGCGAGTGTCATAGCGGAGTGCTTTGTTAGCAACCAATCCAGACGAAGTAGTCTGGTTTCAGAAGACCTGGGCTCCCTCACCTGCCCCTCACCTTCAACAGATAACGACACCATCAAAAGCCCCTCGTTCTATGTGGACGAGGGGCATTGTATAGGAATGTTAGCGAGCTCAAACCCAGAGCCAAACACAACCTCAGAGGATATTTGTTCAACACCTGAACATGAACCCACAATGGACACCTTCATCGAAGTGGAACGCAGGTCCACGCTCTCTAAACAAGATCGCCTACTCATCCGCAAGATCAGGAGATACTATGAGTATGCAGAACACCAAGATGCCAACTTCAGTGTCAAGCGCAGAGAAAGTCTCTCTTATATTCCAGCAGGACTGGTCAGGCACCTGAGCCGGCAGTTAAACAGTATTCCTCATGATCAGGCTGTCCCAGTCCACAGGAAAGGCCTCTCCCAGAACCGGCCTACTTCCTGGTCTGTGTTTGACCTTCCTGGATTAGAAAAGAGCACAAATACTGAAACTCGCCAGAAAACTGAACTACATTGTCCAGAGGAAACCGTAGCTAGATCCCAGAGCGTCACGGATGGATCGTCCACAGAAGAAGAGTTCAGATCATCATCAGAAATGCAGAAGGTTTGGCAAGACATGGAAATGGAGGAGGAGAACCAGGAAGTCAGTCAGAGTGAAAGGGATACATTAAGTGACTCGAGAGTGGAGGTGACGCAGGATATCAGCTTTGACACTTCAGATGCCACTAAACAGCTGCCTCAGGTTTTAGGGGAGTCTGAAATGGGGGAGTCTCCCTCCACAAGCTCTCCAGCAATAGAGGGGACATCTGATCAGGATTCTAATCCACGCAAGAGTCCTTTGTCGCATCGTTTTAGCCACAGTCAGCTACCAAAGATCATTAGCTTCAGAACAAGCATGGACGAGGACCAGATCCTACAAGACATgggaaagatgaaaaacaaggTGTTCCAGCTGGCTCGTCAGTACAGCCAGCGTATCAAAAACAACAGACCACTAGTCTGGCCGAGGAGCCAAGAAACTGGAAATCAACAGGGCTCCAAGAACATGCCCGCTGTCCACGAGGAAAAGATGCAGCTGAGCAAAAAGG gtaAACCCAACCTGAGATTGCCCTTGAACACATGCAATCAGGTGGTCATCAATGAAGTGTGTTCTCCAAGCCCAGTCCAGAGCCCCGACTGTGGAGCCAGCTCCCAGAGCACAGTCACCTGCCCACAAAGTCCACAGTCAGAAGCCTTCGACTGGCCTGATGTGCAGGAGCTGCGCTCTAAATACACAGAGCCCTCGCGCTCAAAAGTAACCCGCAGCTGCACAGTCCCAAATAGGATGCTAGAGCACTCTATGAACATGTGTAATGGCTGCTCTCATAAATACAGTAGCTTCTCTGACATTCACAAAGCTCTATCAGATTCTAGGACTCAGTCTGAAAGAGTATACAAGGGAAGGTGCCCCCAAGTAGAGGACTGGCCCCAAGCAGGATCTCGGTCCAAGCTTCAGCCCCTGCTGTGCAGGTGGAACTCTTTGGACCATATGCTGGGTTCTCTTCCACTCAGTGAGGTACAGAACCTTCAGAAACCTGTGAGGACGTCTTATTTTACAGGCAAAGTCCAAGACGGCGACCGCCTCCTCCAGGAGAGCCTTGACTGTGCGGCGAAGTCTGCCGTCTTGAGTTCAGGGAAGTTCTCAGAAAGTAATCTAGTGAAAAGCTTACGGGAAAAGTTTCAGAGCTTAAGCGCGAGCTCGTGA